A genome region from Triticum aestivum cultivar Chinese Spring chromosome 2B, IWGSC CS RefSeq v2.1, whole genome shotgun sequence includes the following:
- the LOC123047163 gene encoding beta-glucosidase 12 isoform X3 has translation MAARALLAVVFPFLLLVVASSAADGAFGLQPISRRSFPKGFIFGTASSAYQYEGGAMEGGRGSSIWDNFTHQHPDKIADGSDGDVAVDSYHLYKEDVRLMKDMGMDAYRFSISWTRILPDGTLRGGVNQEGIKYYNNLIDELLSKGVQPFVTLFHWDTPQGLEDKYGGFLSPNIINDYKDFAEVCFKEFGDRVKHWITLNEPWSFCVWGYAEGVSAPGRCSPWEKANCSVGDSGREPYTVGHHQILAHAAAARLYKQKYKGMQKGKIGITLVANWVIPISRSKSSIAATKRSMEFMLGWFLDPLCRGDYPRSMKVLVGNRLPQFTKIQSKLVKGAFDFIGLNYYTTNYVGSLPPSKGIRNSYSTDAQAIRTGFRDLLLYIKDNYHNPTIYITENGTNEANNKSLPLKEALKDDARIEYHHRHLDALLSAIRDGANVKGYFAWSLLDDFEWTSGYTVRFGLHFVDYDHGLKRYPKRSAGWFKKFLKDDLTDQLETNDKDGGVVRVADCDRCLTDYAVVLKYIARLSSSVRTFG, from the exons TATGAGGGTGGCGCAATGGAGGGGGGCAGGGGATCAAGCATCTGGGACAACTTCACTCACCAACACCCAG ATAAAATTGCCGACGGAAGCGATGGGGATGTGGCAGTGGACTCCTACCATCTTTACAAG GAAGATGTGCGCCTTATGAAGGATATGGGAATGGACGCGTACAGGTTCTCCATCTCATGGACAAGAATTCTTCCAG ATGGAACTCTGCGAGGTGGAGTCAACCAAGAAGGCATCAAGTATTACAACAACTTGATCGATGAGTTGTTGTCCAAAG GGGTGCAGCCATTTGTGACACTTTTTCACTGGGACACTCCACAGGGACTGGAAGATAAATATGGAGGATTTCTTAGCCCTAATATTAT AAATGACTATAAAGACTTTGCTGAAGTCTGCTTCAAAGAATTCGGAGATCGCGTGAAGCATTGGATCACATTGAATGAGCCATGGTCCTTCTGCGTTTGGGGTTATGCAGAGGGCGTATCTGCACCAGGTCGGTGTTCTCCGTGGGAGAAGGCAAACTGCAGCGTCGGGGATTCAGGGAGGGAGCCATACACTGTTGGACACCATCAGATACTCGCTCATGCAGCAGCCGCGAGATTGTATAAACAGAAATATAAG GGCATGCAGAAGGGCAAGATTGGAATAACTTTGGTCGCAAACTGGGTTATTCCCATATCCCGTTCAAAGTCAAGCATTGCCGCGACGAAACGCTCTATGGAATTCATGCTTGGATG GTTTTTGGACCCGCTCTGCAGAGGAGACTACCCCCGGAGCATGAAAGTATTGGTCGGAAACCGTCTGCCGCAGTTCACCAAAATACAGTCTAAATTGGTGAAGGGTGCATTTGACTTCATTGGACTCAACTACTATACTACAAACTACGTTGGTAGCCTTCCTCCATCAAAAGGCATTAGGAACAGCTACTCTACCGATGCTCAAGCTATTCGTACCG GCTTCCGTGATCTGCTACTTTATATCAAGGATAATTACCACAATCCAACCATCTATATCACTGAAAATG GAACCAATGAAGCCAACAACAAGAGCCTACCACTCAAGGAAGCCCTCAAGGACGACGCCAGGATAGAGTACCACCACAGGCACCTTGATGCCCTGCTGAGTGCGATAAG GGATGGGGCAAACGTGAAGGGGTACTTCGCGTGGTCACTGCTCGACGACTTCGAGTGGACGAGCGGGTACACGGTGCGGTTTGGGTTACACTTTGTGGACTACGACCATGGTTTGAAGCGGTACCCCAAGCGCTCTGCTGGCTGGTTCAAGAAGTTCCTCAAGGATGATCTCACAGATCAACTGGAAACCAACGACAAAGATGGAGGCGTTGTACGTGTTGCAGATTGCGATAGATGCTTGACTGATTATGCAgtggtgttgaaatatattgcccgtctctcttcatcagttcggacttttggatga
- the LOC123047163 gene encoding beta-glucosidase 12 isoform X2: MAARALLAVVFPFLLLVVASSAADGAFGLQPISRRSFPKGFIFGTASSAYQYEGGAMEGGRGSSIWDNFTHQHPDKIADGSDGDVAVDSYHLYKEDVRLMKDMGMDAYRFSISWTRILPDGTLRGGVNQEGIKYYNNLIDELLSKGVQPFVTLFHWDTPQGLEDKYGGFLSPNIINDYKDFAEVCFKEFGDRVKHWITLNEPWSFCVWGYAEGVSAPGRCSPWEKANCSVGDSGREPYTVGHHQILAHAAAARLYKQKYKGMQKGKIGITLVANWVIPISRSKSSIAATKRSMEFMLGWFLDPLCRGDYPRSMKVLVGNRLPQFTKIQSKLVKGAFDFIGLNYYTTNYVGSLPPSKGIRNSYSTDAQAIRTGVRNGVPIGPQASVICYFISRIITTIQPSISLKMARTNEANNKSLPLKEALKDDARIEYHHRHLDALLSAIRDGANVKGYFAWSLLDDFEWTSGYTVRFGLHFVDYDHGLKRYPKRSAGWFKKFLKDDLTDQLETNDKDGGVVRVADCDRCLTDYAVVLKYIARLSSSVRTFG, from the exons TATGAGGGTGGCGCAATGGAGGGGGGCAGGGGATCAAGCATCTGGGACAACTTCACTCACCAACACCCAG ATAAAATTGCCGACGGAAGCGATGGGGATGTGGCAGTGGACTCCTACCATCTTTACAAG GAAGATGTGCGCCTTATGAAGGATATGGGAATGGACGCGTACAGGTTCTCCATCTCATGGACAAGAATTCTTCCAG ATGGAACTCTGCGAGGTGGAGTCAACCAAGAAGGCATCAAGTATTACAACAACTTGATCGATGAGTTGTTGTCCAAAG GGGTGCAGCCATTTGTGACACTTTTTCACTGGGACACTCCACAGGGACTGGAAGATAAATATGGAGGATTTCTTAGCCCTAATATTAT AAATGACTATAAAGACTTTGCTGAAGTCTGCTTCAAAGAATTCGGAGATCGCGTGAAGCATTGGATCACATTGAATGAGCCATGGTCCTTCTGCGTTTGGGGTTATGCAGAGGGCGTATCTGCACCAGGTCGGTGTTCTCCGTGGGAGAAGGCAAACTGCAGCGTCGGGGATTCAGGGAGGGAGCCATACACTGTTGGACACCATCAGATACTCGCTCATGCAGCAGCCGCGAGATTGTATAAACAGAAATATAAG GGCATGCAGAAGGGCAAGATTGGAATAACTTTGGTCGCAAACTGGGTTATTCCCATATCCCGTTCAAAGTCAAGCATTGCCGCGACGAAACGCTCTATGGAATTCATGCTTGGATG GTTTTTGGACCCGCTCTGCAGAGGAGACTACCCCCGGAGCATGAAAGTATTGGTCGGAAACCGTCTGCCGCAGTTCACCAAAATACAGTCTAAATTGGTGAAGGGTGCATTTGACTTCATTGGACTCAACTACTATACTACAAACTACGTTGGTAGCCTTCCTCCATCAAAAGGCATTAGGAACAGCTACTCTACCGATGCTCAAGCTATTCGTACCG GTGTTCGAAATGGTGTTCCCATAGGTCCTCAG GCTTCCGTGATCTGCTACTTTATATCAAGGATAATTACCACAATCCAACCATCTATATCACTGAAAATGGCAA GAACCAATGAAGCCAACAACAAGAGCCTACCACTCAAGGAAGCCCTCAAGGACGACGCCAGGATAGAGTACCACCACAGGCACCTTGATGCCCTGCTGAGTGCGATAAG GGATGGGGCAAACGTGAAGGGGTACTTCGCGTGGTCACTGCTCGACGACTTCGAGTGGACGAGCGGGTACACGGTGCGGTTTGGGTTACACTTTGTGGACTACGACCATGGTTTGAAGCGGTACCCCAAGCGCTCTGCTGGCTGGTTCAAGAAGTTCCTCAAGGATGATCTCACAGATCAACTGGAAACCAACGACAAAGATGGAGGCGTTGTACGTGTTGCAGATTGCGATAGATGCTTGACTGATTATGCAgtggtgttgaaatatattgcccgtctctcttcatcagttcggacttttggatga
- the LOC123047163 gene encoding beta-glucosidase 12 isoform X1 — protein MAARALLAVVFPFLLLVVASSAADGAFGLQPISRRSFPKGFIFGTASSAYQYEGGAMEGGRGSSIWDNFTHQHPDKIADGSDGDVAVDSYHLYKEDVRLMKDMGMDAYRFSISWTRILPDGTLRGGVNQEGIKYYNNLIDELLSKGVQPFVTLFHWDTPQGLEDKYGGFLSPNIINDYKDFAEVCFKEFGDRVKHWITLNEPWSFCVWGYAEGVSAPGRCSPWEKANCSVGDSGREPYTVGHHQILAHAAAARLYKQKYKGMQKGKIGITLVANWVIPISRSKSSIAATKRSMEFMLGWFLDPLCRGDYPRSMKVLVGNRLPQFTKIQSKLVKGAFDFIGLNYYTTNYVGSLPPSKGIRNSYSTDAQAIRTGVRNGVPIGPQAASPWLYVYPQGFRDLLLYIKDNYHNPTIYITENGTNEANNKSLPLKEALKDDARIEYHHRHLDALLSAIRDGANVKGYFAWSLLDDFEWTSGYTVRFGLHFVDYDHGLKRYPKRSAGWFKKFLKDDLTDQLETNDKDGGVVRVADCDRCLTDYAVVLKYIARLSSSVRTFG, from the exons TATGAGGGTGGCGCAATGGAGGGGGGCAGGGGATCAAGCATCTGGGACAACTTCACTCACCAACACCCAG ATAAAATTGCCGACGGAAGCGATGGGGATGTGGCAGTGGACTCCTACCATCTTTACAAG GAAGATGTGCGCCTTATGAAGGATATGGGAATGGACGCGTACAGGTTCTCCATCTCATGGACAAGAATTCTTCCAG ATGGAACTCTGCGAGGTGGAGTCAACCAAGAAGGCATCAAGTATTACAACAACTTGATCGATGAGTTGTTGTCCAAAG GGGTGCAGCCATTTGTGACACTTTTTCACTGGGACACTCCACAGGGACTGGAAGATAAATATGGAGGATTTCTTAGCCCTAATATTAT AAATGACTATAAAGACTTTGCTGAAGTCTGCTTCAAAGAATTCGGAGATCGCGTGAAGCATTGGATCACATTGAATGAGCCATGGTCCTTCTGCGTTTGGGGTTATGCAGAGGGCGTATCTGCACCAGGTCGGTGTTCTCCGTGGGAGAAGGCAAACTGCAGCGTCGGGGATTCAGGGAGGGAGCCATACACTGTTGGACACCATCAGATACTCGCTCATGCAGCAGCCGCGAGATTGTATAAACAGAAATATAAG GGCATGCAGAAGGGCAAGATTGGAATAACTTTGGTCGCAAACTGGGTTATTCCCATATCCCGTTCAAAGTCAAGCATTGCCGCGACGAAACGCTCTATGGAATTCATGCTTGGATG GTTTTTGGACCCGCTCTGCAGAGGAGACTACCCCCGGAGCATGAAAGTATTGGTCGGAAACCGTCTGCCGCAGTTCACCAAAATACAGTCTAAATTGGTGAAGGGTGCATTTGACTTCATTGGACTCAACTACTATACTACAAACTACGTTGGTAGCCTTCCTCCATCAAAAGGCATTAGGAACAGCTACTCTACCGATGCTCAAGCTATTCGTACCG GTGTTCGAAATGGTGTTCCCATAGGTCCTCAG GCTGCTTCACCTTGGCTCTACGTCTACCCTCAAGGCTTCCGTGATCTGCTACTTTATATCAAGGATAATTACCACAATCCAACCATCTATATCACTGAAAATG GAACCAATGAAGCCAACAACAAGAGCCTACCACTCAAGGAAGCCCTCAAGGACGACGCCAGGATAGAGTACCACCACAGGCACCTTGATGCCCTGCTGAGTGCGATAAG GGATGGGGCAAACGTGAAGGGGTACTTCGCGTGGTCACTGCTCGACGACTTCGAGTGGACGAGCGGGTACACGGTGCGGTTTGGGTTACACTTTGTGGACTACGACCATGGTTTGAAGCGGTACCCCAAGCGCTCTGCTGGCTGGTTCAAGAAGTTCCTCAAGGATGATCTCACAGATCAACTGGAAACCAACGACAAAGATGGAGGCGTTGTACGTGTTGCAGATTGCGATAGATGCTTGACTGATTATGCAgtggtgttgaaatatattgcccgtctctcttcatcagttcggacttttggatga
- the LOC123039555 gene encoding uncharacterized protein, with amino-acid sequence MFPIPAHATVQTAPTTTIRRPLPRIQPFKRQAAAADPNLAVNSCLVLSSAFRQGCAHDLVNLGHGEVLYTQVATSMAAGVVDKVAESLDRSASVPDAEFLRELLGEWKKHGRAVLMILDIVMYMEQSFVLQRPGKASMRELDSERGAMAWSAAPPVS; translated from the exons ATGTTCCCCATCCCCGCGCACGCGACGGTCCAGACGGCGCCGACGACGACGATACGCCGTCCGTTGCCACGAATCCAGCCCTTCAAACGCCAAGCCGCGGCCGCCGACCCCAACCTTGCCGTTAACTCGTGCCTGGTGCTCTCCTCCGCCTTCCGGCAAGG GTGCGCTCACGACTTGGTCAACCTCGGCCATGGCGAGGTGCTCTACACCCAGGTCGCCACGAGCATGGCGGCGGGGGTTGTTGACAAGGTCGCAGAGTCTCTGGACCGCTCCGCCTCCGTGCCGGACGCCGAGTTCCTGCGGGAGCTGCTGGGCGAGTGGAAGAAGCACGGCCGTGCCGTCCTCATGATCCTCGACATCGTCATGTACATGGAACAGTCGTTTGTCCTGCAGAGGCCGGGCAAGGCGTCCATGCGCGAGCTAGACTCCGAGCGTGGTGCGATGGCGTGGTCCGCCGCTCCGCCGGTGAG TTAG
- the LOC123042473 gene encoding norbelladine synthase produces MEGGSLWHEYETDLPAADVWEVYGSLALGQLVPQLLPHVLSKVELVEGDGGVGTVLLVTFPPAGASEPRSYKEKFKVVDHEKYIKEAETVEGGFLDLGFRKYLVRFEVVGKEDGTSVIRSTVEYEVDAEHAKNVSLVSTEALASVAEAITKYIKEQKKSHEQANE; encoded by the exons ATGGAAGGGGGCAGCCTCTGGCACGAGTACGAGACGGACCTCCCGGCCGCCGACGTGTGGGAGGTCTATGGCAGCCTCGCTCTCGGGCAACTAGTCCCCCAGCTGCTCCCGCACGTCCTCTCAAAGGTGGAGCTTgtggagggagacggcggcgtcggcacagtcCTGCTCGTCACTTTCCCTCCTGCAG GAGCTTCCGAACCAAGAAGCTACAAGGAGAAGTTCAAGGTAGTGGACCATGAGAAGTACATCAAGGAGGCAGAAACGGTGGAGGGAGGCTTTCTGGATCTCGGCTTCCGGAAGTATTTGGTGCGATTCGAGGTCGTAGGGAAGGAAGATGGCACGTCAGTTATAAGATCGACCGTCGAGTATGAAGTTGACGCCGAGCATGCCAAGAATGTCTCCCTTGTCAGTACAGAAGCATTGGCTTCTGTTGCTGAGGCCATCACCAAGTACATCAAGGAGCAGAAGAAGAGCCACGAGCAAGCCAACGAGTAA
- the LOC123047163 gene encoding beta-glucosidase 12 isoform X4 has protein sequence MAARALLAVVFPFLLLVVASSAADGAFGLQPISRRSFPKGFIFGTASSAYQYEGGAMEGGRGSSIWDNFTHQHPDKIADGSDGDVAVDSYHLYKEDVRLMKDMGMDAYRFSISWTRILPDGTLRGGVNQEGIKYYNNLIDELLSKGVQPFVTLFHWDTPQGLEDKYGGFLSPNIINDYKDFAEVCFKEFGDRVKHWITLNEPWSFCVWGYAEGVSAPGRCSPWEKANCSVGDSGREPYTVGHHQILAHAAAARLYKQKYKGMQKGKIGITLVANWVIPISRSKSSIAATKRSMEFMLGWFLDPLCRGDYPRSMKVLVGNRLPQFTKIQSKLVKGAFDFIGLNYYTTNYVGSLPPSKGIRNSYSTDAQAIRTGTNEANNKSLPLKEALKDDARIEYHHRHLDALLSAIRDGANVKGYFAWSLLDDFEWTSGYTVRFGLHFVDYDHGLKRYPKRSAGWFKKFLKDDLTDQLETNDKDGGVVRVADCDRCLTDYAVVLKYIARLSSSVRTFG, from the exons TATGAGGGTGGCGCAATGGAGGGGGGCAGGGGATCAAGCATCTGGGACAACTTCACTCACCAACACCCAG ATAAAATTGCCGACGGAAGCGATGGGGATGTGGCAGTGGACTCCTACCATCTTTACAAG GAAGATGTGCGCCTTATGAAGGATATGGGAATGGACGCGTACAGGTTCTCCATCTCATGGACAAGAATTCTTCCAG ATGGAACTCTGCGAGGTGGAGTCAACCAAGAAGGCATCAAGTATTACAACAACTTGATCGATGAGTTGTTGTCCAAAG GGGTGCAGCCATTTGTGACACTTTTTCACTGGGACACTCCACAGGGACTGGAAGATAAATATGGAGGATTTCTTAGCCCTAATATTAT AAATGACTATAAAGACTTTGCTGAAGTCTGCTTCAAAGAATTCGGAGATCGCGTGAAGCATTGGATCACATTGAATGAGCCATGGTCCTTCTGCGTTTGGGGTTATGCAGAGGGCGTATCTGCACCAGGTCGGTGTTCTCCGTGGGAGAAGGCAAACTGCAGCGTCGGGGATTCAGGGAGGGAGCCATACACTGTTGGACACCATCAGATACTCGCTCATGCAGCAGCCGCGAGATTGTATAAACAGAAATATAAG GGCATGCAGAAGGGCAAGATTGGAATAACTTTGGTCGCAAACTGGGTTATTCCCATATCCCGTTCAAAGTCAAGCATTGCCGCGACGAAACGCTCTATGGAATTCATGCTTGGATG GTTTTTGGACCCGCTCTGCAGAGGAGACTACCCCCGGAGCATGAAAGTATTGGTCGGAAACCGTCTGCCGCAGTTCACCAAAATACAGTCTAAATTGGTGAAGGGTGCATTTGACTTCATTGGACTCAACTACTATACTACAAACTACGTTGGTAGCCTTCCTCCATCAAAAGGCATTAGGAACAGCTACTCTACCGATGCTCAAGCTATTCGTACCG GAACCAATGAAGCCAACAACAAGAGCCTACCACTCAAGGAAGCCCTCAAGGACGACGCCAGGATAGAGTACCACCACAGGCACCTTGATGCCCTGCTGAGTGCGATAAG GGATGGGGCAAACGTGAAGGGGTACTTCGCGTGGTCACTGCTCGACGACTTCGAGTGGACGAGCGGGTACACGGTGCGGTTTGGGTTACACTTTGTGGACTACGACCATGGTTTGAAGCGGTACCCCAAGCGCTCTGCTGGCTGGTTCAAGAAGTTCCTCAAGGATGATCTCACAGATCAACTGGAAACCAACGACAAAGATGGAGGCGTTGTACGTGTTGCAGATTGCGATAGATGCTTGACTGATTATGCAgtggtgttgaaatatattgcccgtctctcttcatcagttcggacttttggatga